A stretch of Caldilineales bacterium DNA encodes these proteins:
- the guaA gene encoding glutamine-hydrolyzing GMP synthase, with translation MRPTPTVIVIDFGSQTAQLIARRVRDLGVYCELAPWDAPADYLAQASAFILSGGPSSIYEPNAPTLPPAVLAADRPILGICYGMQALAQALGGRVTPGDTREFGQADVILAADAPLLRGLPARLPVWMSHGDHVEAPPPGWLALGHSQVGFLAAMGDIDRRRYGVQFHPEVQHTPQGLDLLRNFLFHVAGLPASWSPGRFIDETVDEIRRQVGGDRVLLGLSGGVDSSVAAALLRRAIGDQLTCVFVDHGLLRLGEADDVIDTFQRAHGIRIVAVNAAEQFLSDLAGVIDPELKRKRIGHRFVRVFEDEAARLVRDDPGPPYRFLAQGTLYPDVIESAAGDGQKSARTIKTHHNVGGLPADIEFALLEPLRYLFKDEVRRVGLALGLPERIIWRHPFPGPGLAIRILGEVTWERLETLRQADAIVIQELEAAGLYRAVAQAFAVLLPVRSVGVMGDYRTYANTVAVRVVTTDDFMTADWARLPYQVLGRMATRIVNEVTGVNRVVYDITSKPPATIEWE, from the coding sequence ATGAGACCCACCCCAACCGTCATCGTCATCGATTTTGGCTCGCAGACCGCCCAGCTCATTGCCCGCCGCGTGCGCGACCTGGGCGTTTATTGCGAGTTGGCGCCGTGGGACGCCCCGGCCGACTACCTGGCCCAGGCCAGCGCCTTCATCCTCTCCGGCGGCCCCAGCAGCATCTACGAGCCGAACGCCCCGACCCTGCCGCCGGCCGTGCTGGCCGCTGATCGGCCCATCCTGGGCATCTGCTATGGGATGCAGGCCCTGGCCCAGGCCCTGGGCGGGCGCGTGACGCCGGGCGACACCCGCGAGTTCGGCCAGGCGGATGTCATCCTGGCTGCGGACGCGCCCTTGCTCCGGGGGCTGCCCGCGCGCCTGCCGGTGTGGATGAGCCACGGCGACCATGTCGAAGCGCCGCCCCCCGGCTGGCTGGCGCTGGGCCATTCACAGGTGGGCTTCCTGGCTGCCATGGGCGACATCGACCGGCGTCGCTACGGCGTCCAATTCCACCCCGAAGTCCAACACACGCCCCAGGGTCTGGACTTGCTGCGCAACTTCCTCTTCCACGTAGCCGGACTGCCGGCTTCCTGGTCGCCCGGTCGCTTCATCGACGAGACGGTGGACGAGATCCGCCGGCAGGTGGGGGGCGACCGCGTGTTGCTGGGGTTGAGCGGCGGGGTCGATTCCTCGGTGGCGGCGGCGTTGCTGCGCCGGGCCATCGGCGACCAACTCACCTGCGTCTTCGTCGACCACGGCTTGCTGCGGCTAGGTGAGGCCGACGACGTGATCGACACTTTCCAGCGCGCCCACGGCATCCGCATCGTCGCCGTCAACGCCGCCGAGCAGTTCCTGAGCGATCTGGCCGGCGTCATCGACCCAGAACTCAAGCGCAAGCGCATCGGCCACCGCTTCGTGCGCGTATTCGAAGACGAAGCCGCCCGGCTGGTGCGCGACGACCCCGGCCCGCCCTACCGTTTTCTGGCCCAGGGCACGCTCTATCCCGACGTGATCGAAAGCGCCGCCGGCGACGGTCAGAAATCGGCGCGGACGATCAAGACCCATCACAACGTCGGCGGCCTGCCGGCTGACATCGAATTCGCACTGTTGGAGCCGTTGCGTTACCTGTTCAAGGATGAAGTGCGGCGCGTGGGCCTGGCCTTGGGCCTGCCCGAACGCATTATCTGGCGCCACCCCTTCCCCGGCCCCGGTCTGGCCATCCGCATCCTGGGCGAAGTGACCTGGGAACGGCTGGAAACCCTACGCCAGGCCGATGCCATCGTCATCCAGGAACTGGAGGCTGCCGGGCTGTATCGGGCCGTGGCCCAGGCCTTTGCCGTGCTGCTGCCGGTGCGCAGCGTCGGCGTCATGGGCGATTACCGCACCTATGCCAACACCGTGGCCGTGCGCGTGGTCACGACCGACGATTTCATGACCGCCGACTGGGCAAGACTCCCCTATCAGGTCTTGGGCCGCATGGCCACCCGCATCGTCAATGAGGTGACGGGCGTCAATCGCGTCGTCTACGACATCACCTCCAAGCCGCCGGCCACCATCGAATGGGAATAG